One Gloeothece verrucosa PCC 7822 DNA window includes the following coding sequences:
- the tnpA gene encoding IS200/IS605 family transposase — MATYDKKEEYRRNPHSVSLINYHFVFCPKRRKPVLVGDVARRLQDVIFGLCQENDWRLIALEIMPDHVHLFLNTDPTHAPSAIMKKVKGRSSHILRKEFPELLKIPTLWTPSYFVSTAGNVSTETVKRYIETQRGK; from the coding sequence ATGGCAACCTATGACAAAAAAGAAGAGTATAGGCGAAACCCTCATTCGGTAAGCCTTATCAATTATCATTTCGTCTTCTGTCCCAAGAGGCGGAAGCCGGTGCTAGTGGGAGATGTTGCTAGAAGATTGCAGGATGTTATTTTTGGGTTATGTCAAGAAAATGATTGGAGGTTGATAGCACTAGAAATAATGCCAGATCATGTTCATCTTTTCCTTAACACAGATCCGACTCATGCTCCGAGTGCTATCATGAAGAAGGTCAAAGGACGTTCATCTCATATCTTAAGAAAAGAATTTCCTGAGCTATTAAAAATTCCTACTCTGTGGACTCCGAGCTATTTTGTAAGCACCGCCGGCAATGTATCGACTGAAACCGTCAAGAGATATATTGAAACCCAGAGGGGTAAATAG
- the xseA gene encoding exodeoxyribonuclease VII large subunit, with the protein MSITFSETALSVSGLTTYIQDLLEGDEQLQQVWVTGEVSSLHDHPKGLFFTLSDPQVDAAISCVVWNSQRLRLVTEPKAGEQLLVLGSIRIYAKRGEYRLTVFQVLAVGEGLQALRYQQLRSRLQAEGLFDAQRKRPLPLHPQTIAVVTSPTAAAWGDIQRTLSQRYPGLHLLLSPATVQGEEAPMSIVAAMERVNRDGRAQVIILARGGGSVEDLSCFNDERVVRAIALSQIPVITGIGHQRDESLADLVADVSVHTPTAAAERVVPDYHQLVLEHRERVNRVVEAVKERLQGELTYVEQLRTRLTLLPSTSRSLAQVTAKCQLLQQKLIALDPQAVLKRGYAVVRKTDAQIVRSTDELHPEQELTIQLGQGFFKVKVTDILS; encoded by the coding sequence ATGAGCATCACTTTTTCTGAGACAGCGCTATCAGTTTCGGGTTTAACCACCTATATCCAAGACTTATTAGAGGGAGACGAACAATTACAACAGGTTTGGGTGACTGGGGAAGTCTCTAGTCTTCACGATCATCCTAAAGGCTTATTTTTTACCCTCAGTGATCCTCAAGTGGATGCCGCTATTAGTTGTGTCGTCTGGAATTCTCAACGTTTGCGGCTGGTAACTGAACCCAAAGCCGGAGAACAACTATTAGTTTTAGGCAGTATTCGGATCTATGCTAAACGGGGTGAATATCGATTAACGGTTTTTCAAGTTTTAGCCGTAGGAGAAGGGTTACAAGCTCTACGTTATCAACAATTGCGCTCCCGTTTACAAGCCGAAGGGTTATTTGACGCACAGAGAAAGCGCCCTCTTCCTCTTCATCCCCAAACTATCGCGGTTGTCACTTCTCCGACGGCGGCGGCTTGGGGAGATATTCAACGAACCCTATCACAACGCTATCCGGGGTTACATCTTTTGTTATCGCCGGCAACCGTACAGGGTGAGGAGGCTCCTATGTCTATTGTGGCAGCAATGGAACGAGTTAATCGCGATGGCCGGGCACAGGTGATCATTTTAGCTAGGGGAGGTGGTTCTGTAGAAGATTTATCTTGTTTTAATGATGAACGAGTGGTTAGAGCGATCGCCCTCAGTCAGATTCCGGTGATCACGGGTATTGGTCATCAACGGGATGAGTCTTTAGCGGACTTAGTTGCTGATGTCAGTGTTCATACCCCAACCGCCGCCGCAGAACGAGTGGTTCCAGATTATCATCAATTAGTCTTAGAACACAGAGAGCGCGTTAATAGGGTGGTGGAGGCTGTTAAAGAAAGATTGCAAGGGGAATTAACTTATGTAGAACAATTACGCACTCGTTTAACGCTTCTTCCTTCTACCTCTCGTTCCCTAGCACAAGTTACGGCTAAATGTCAACTTCTGCAACAAAAATTAATAGCACTTGACCCTCAAGCTGTGCTAAAACGAGGTTATGCTGTGGTGAGAAAAACCGATGCTCAGATTGTTCGTTCTACTGACGAGTTACACCCAGAGCAAGAATTGACAATACAGTTAGGTCAAGGGTTTTTCAAGGTTAAAGTCACTGATATTTTATCCTAA
- the xseB gene encoding exodeoxyribonuclease VII small subunit has translation MPSRSKRPKNWNYEETVAEVEGIIQQIELGSLPLEEVFKQFEVAVERLQQCEEFLNQGKERMNLLIEKLEEEPDF, from the coding sequence ATGCCTTCTCGTTCTAAACGTCCTAAAAATTGGAATTATGAAGAAACGGTTGCTGAAGTTGAGGGAATTATTCAGCAAATAGAATTGGGTTCTTTGCCGTTAGAGGAAGTCTTTAAACAGTTTGAGGTTGCTGTCGAACGTCTGCAACAATGTGAAGAGTTTCTCAATCAAGGAAAAGAGCGCATGAATTTGTTGATTGAAAAATTAGAGGAAGAGCCAGACTTTTAA
- a CDS encoding YybH family protein — translation MLDKQEAQKIAQEWIDAWNDHDIDKIMIHYEDDVQFISPIIVELLGDEAGKIKGKEKVRDYFLKGLQTCPNLTFKLLEFLTGINSLVIYYINYKGTQTAEYMEISYSGKIQKVVAHYS, via the coding sequence ATGCTTGATAAACAAGAAGCTCAAAAAATAGCTCAAGAATGGATTGATGCCTGGAATGACCATGATATTGACAAAATAATGATTCATTATGAGGATGATGTCCAATTTATTTCTCCTATTATTGTGGAATTATTAGGAGATGAAGCGGGAAAAATTAAAGGAAAAGAAAAGGTTAGAGATTATTTTTTAAAAGGGTTACAAACTTGTCCTAATTTAACCTTTAAACTTCTAGAATTTTTAACCGGAATCAACAGTCTAGTAATTTATTATATTAATTACAAAGGAACTCAAACAGCCGAATATATGGAAATTAGTTACTCGGGAAAAATTCAAAAGGTAGTGGCTCATTATTCTTGA
- a CDS encoding class I SAM-dependent methyltransferase, translating to MMNLFKLDIGYIPCHPTIVSAMLDLAEITKDDVLYDLGCGDGRIVITAAQKYHIPAVGIDLDPQRIADARNNAIQAGVSHQVNFLSQNLFESDFSQATVITLYLLPHLNLKLRPLLWQQLKPGSRIISRDFDMEDWPPSKIVDLQVEEEDIKLYSWVVS from the coding sequence ATGATGAACTTGTTTAAGTTAGATATTGGCTATATACCCTGTCATCCCACCATTGTCTCCGCCATGCTAGATTTAGCAGAAATTACCAAAGATGATGTACTTTATGATTTAGGCTGTGGCGATGGGCGTATCGTGATTACAGCCGCACAAAAGTATCATATTCCTGCTGTGGGAATTGATCTTGATCCCCAACGCATAGCAGACGCTAGGAACAATGCCATACAAGCTGGAGTCAGCCATCAAGTTAATTTTTTGTCTCAAAATCTATTTGAGAGTGATTTTAGTCAAGCAACGGTTATTACCCTTTACTTACTCCCACATCTTAATTTAAAACTTCGCCCCCTTTTATGGCAACAGCTTAAACCGGGTTCTCGGATTATTTCTCGGGATTTTGATATGGAAGATTGGCCACCGTCGAAAATTGTGGATTTACAAGTCGAGGAAGAGGATATCAAGCTTTATTCTTGGGTTGTTTCCTAA
- a CDS encoding polysaccharide deacetylase family protein: MKTIFSQKNAYKSKFFGFVAIIVVIAASVILLNKSVTSEAQQASSAIYSQFPLAPSFSHLQQFCNAEVQSSTPSLKTETQQSGTNTKNILCSEFYRQQQEFINANTESNQPLDLIDITLKTWQDQTTLQLSPWPEINANARLAKVPVIMYHDILPQKEVFFDVTPEELEAHFQLIQDQGLTPISLNLLIAHLRSGIPLPEKPILLTFDDGYGGHYQYVYPLMKKYGYPAIFSIYIKKMEGKTGRTSVTWEQLKEMASDPLVTIVSHSVTHPRDLTVLSDDELRTEIIDSKHILEKELGIPIDYFTYPEGKADARVKQWVIAAGYRGALSMNDLDEHFAGESPDLLTIGRFGQSRLSEVIEVAWGGSPLPRTDGGFNFNSPIHKQDFTVDNHQLTLISGGRPTTFHADSRYQVPEIIAGTGAEAAVDGGFFSLESLNSNVMIGPVLSHNTGKFIPGSGWEIPIIKGRPLVLITANWVKFIPFNSDKHNTLDGIMSEAANGETITDAFVAAAWLVKDNEAQPPEAFGNLYSFDIARNRAFWGINQAGQPVVGVSKTMIDSVSLGKILQQLGLRDAVMVDSGASTSLAYKGESVVPFTPRPVPHVVALFPPIPTLPELSDLGLPCMIYEDSCPISSPS; encoded by the coding sequence ATGAAAACGATATTTAGCCAAAAAAATGCTTATAAATCTAAATTTTTCGGGTTTGTGGCGATTATAGTGGTAATTGCCGCTAGTGTGATACTCCTCAATAAATCAGTAACTTCAGAAGCGCAGCAAGCGTCATCGGCCATCTATTCACAATTTCCTTTAGCCCCAAGCTTTAGTCATTTACAGCAATTTTGTAATGCTGAAGTACAGTCATCTACCCCATCCCTAAAAACTGAGACACAACAGTCGGGAACCAACACCAAAAACATCCTCTGTTCAGAATTTTATCGACAGCAACAAGAATTTATTAATGCTAACACCGAGTCAAACCAACCCCTAGATCTAATCGATATTACTCTTAAAACTTGGCAAGACCAGACAACCCTTCAATTGAGTCCTTGGCCAGAAATTAATGCTAACGCTAGGTTAGCCAAAGTGCCAGTGATTATGTATCATGACATTTTGCCCCAAAAAGAAGTCTTTTTTGATGTTACTCCCGAAGAACTCGAAGCCCATTTTCAATTAATCCAAGACCAGGGACTAACACCCATTAGTTTAAATTTATTAATTGCTCACTTGAGAAGTGGCATTCCCTTACCCGAAAAGCCAATTTTACTGACCTTTGATGATGGTTATGGAGGACATTATCAATATGTTTATCCCTTGATGAAAAAATACGGCTACCCGGCTATTTTTTCCATTTATATCAAAAAAATGGAGGGAAAAACCGGACGCACAAGCGTTACTTGGGAACAGTTAAAAGAAATGGCCAGCGATCCTTTAGTGACCATCGTCTCTCATAGTGTCACTCATCCGAGGGATTTAACAGTATTATCTGACGATGAGTTACGCACAGAAATTATCGATTCAAAACACATTTTAGAAAAAGAATTAGGCATTCCCATTGATTACTTTACCTATCCAGAAGGGAAAGCCGATGCTAGGGTGAAACAGTGGGTGATTGCCGCCGGTTATCGAGGTGCATTATCGATGAATGACCTTGATGAACATTTTGCCGGAGAATCTCCGGATTTACTGACGATTGGACGTTTTGGACAGTCTCGTTTATCAGAAGTTATTGAAGTGGCTTGGGGGGGTAGTCCCTTACCTAGAACAGATGGCGGCTTTAATTTTAATAGTCCCATTCATAAACAAGACTTTACGGTAGATAATCATCAGTTAACTCTGATTAGCGGCGGACGACCTACCACTTTTCATGCAGACAGTCGCTATCAAGTGCCAGAGATTATCGCCGGCACCGGGGCCGAAGCGGCAGTGGATGGCGGCTTTTTCTCTTTAGAATCTCTCAATTCTAACGTGATGATTGGTCCTGTTTTAAGTCACAATACCGGAAAATTTATTCCCGGGAGTGGGTGGGAAATTCCCATCATTAAAGGTCGTCCTTTAGTTTTAATTACTGCTAATTGGGTAAAATTTATCCCCTTTAACTCAGATAAACATAATACCCTTGACGGAATTATGTCAGAAGCCGCCAATGGAGAAACCATCACAGATGCTTTTGTCGCGGCAGCCTGGTTAGTCAAGGATAATGAAGCCCAGCCGCCAGAAGCGTTTGGCAATTTATATAGTTTCGATATTGCTCGTAATCGGGCATTTTGGGGGATTAATCAAGCGGGACAACCTGTAGTGGGAGTGAGTAAAACGATGATTGATTCTGTTTCATTAGGAAAAATTTTACAACAATTGGGATTACGAGACGCAGTTATGGTAGATTCTGGCGCGAGTACCTCTCTAGCTTACAAAGGAGAGTCTGTTGTTCCTTTTACTCCTCGCCCGGTTCCTCATGTGGTGGCTTTATTTCCTCCCATACCGACCTTACCCGAATTAAGTGATTTAGGATTACCCTGTATGATTTATGAGGATTCTTGCCCTATCTCCTCCCCTTCTTAA